CATGGCCATGCCCTTCGCCGTGGCGGGGACGATCGGGGGCTGGCTCTGGTACACCTACCGGCGCAGGGGTCGCCCGGCCGGGGAAACCTCCGTCCGGGGCCTCGCCTGGGGGGAGCAAGGGGGCAGAGAGTGAGCCAGGTCGCGGTGGCGCATCCGGGAGTGGAACCGGCGGAGTCCCCCCTCACCCCCGAGAGCTGGGGGAAGCTCGGGATGTGGGTTTTCCTGGCCGGGGACGCCATGTCCTTCGGGGGGCTCCTGGCGGGGTACGGGGCACTGCGCATCGGGAGCGCCGACTGGCCGGTCCCCTCGACGGTCCTGGGGATCCAGCTCACGGCCTTGATGACCTTCCTGCTGATCTGCAGCAGCGTCACGATGGTGAAGGCGCTGGCCGCCATCAAGCGGGGGGACCAGCGGGGCCTGCGGAACTTCCTCCTCCTGACGATCCTGGGCGGGGTGATCTTCCTGGGCCTCCAGGCCTACGAGTGGACGCATCTGATCACGGAGATCCTGCCGGAGAAGGGGCTCACCTTCACGCAGCACCTCTTCGGGACGACCTTCTTCATCCTGACCGGTTTCCACGGCATGCACGTGAGCGGGGGGGTTATCTACCTCTCCTGCATCGTGACGCAGGGGGTGCGCGGGAAGTACTCCCGCGACCGCTGGGAGGCGGTCGAGCTCGTCGGGCTCTACTGGCACTTCGTGGACCTGGTCTGGATCCTGATCTTCACCTTCGTGTACCTGCTCTGAGGTGCCCGCGGCGGAACACCCGAACACCGAATGGGGAGGGCGATGGCGACGGCCCACGCGGAACCCAACTACATGGCCATCTTCTGGTGGCTCTTCGGCCTGACCATTGCGGAGATCGCGGTGATCTACATGGGATTGCCCAGGCTGGTCCTCGGCCTCCTCCTGGTCGGGCTGGCCATCTCCAAGGCCGCCCTGGTCGCGATGTACTTCATGCACCTGCGCTTCGAGCGGCGGACGTTGGCGCTGATCGCCGTGACGCCGCTCTTGCTTTGCGTCCTGCTCGTCTTCGCGCTGGTGCCCGACCTCTCGGCCGTTGCGCGCCAATCCGCCGCCGCCGCCCCTCCCGCCGCAACCGCACCCCAGTAGGGCTCCACCGGGCCCTGGGGGCGGGTGGCCTCTTCACCGGACCACGGGGCGCACGATGAACCGGCAGCAAGATCCCGTCCGGCCGTGGGAGGCCGCGCTGCAGCGCCTCCTCTGGGGGGCGCTCGCCCTCGTGCTGGCGGGCGTGGGGTTCGCCGGCGCCTGGTCGGGGCTCCGCGGG
This genomic window from Candidatus Methylomirabilis sp. contains:
- a CDS encoding heme-copper oxidase subunit III; this translates as MSQVAVAHPGVEPAESPLTPESWGKLGMWVFLAGDAMSFGGLLAGYGALRIGSADWPVPSTVLGIQLTALMTFLLICSSVTMVKALAAIKRGDQRGLRNFLLLTILGGVIFLGLQAYEWTHLITEILPEKGLTFTQHLFGTTFFILTGFHGMHVSGGVIYLSCIVTQGVRGKYSRDRWEAVELVGLYWHFVDLVWILIFTFVYLL
- a CDS encoding cytochrome C oxidase subunit IV family protein; the protein is MATAHAEPNYMAIFWWLFGLTIAEIAVIYMGLPRLVLGLLLVGLAISKAALVAMYFMHLRFERRTLALIAVTPLLLCVLLVFALVPDLSAVARQSAAAAPPAATAPQ